A part of Pararhizobium sp. A13 genomic DNA contains:
- the tsf gene encoding translation elongation factor Ts — MSITAAMVKELREKTGAGMMDCKKALAETNGDMEAAIDWLRAKGIAKADKKSGRTAAEGLIGISSAGTKAVVIEVNSETDFVARNDAFQDLVRGVAGVAVGTDGSVEAISAANYPATGKSVAESITDAIATIGENMALRRSALLSVEDGVVATYVHNSVADGLGKLGVLVALKSTGDKDALNAIGRQVAMHIAATNPLAIRSTEVDPAVAERERSIFIEQSRASGKPDNIIEKMVDGRMRKFFEEVALLSQAFVMNPDLTVEAAVKEAEKTVGAPIEVTGMARLLLGDGVEKEETDFAAEVAAVAKG, encoded by the coding sequence ATGAGCATTACTGCAGCAATGGTGAAGGAACTGCGCGAAAAGACCGGCGCAGGCATGATGGATTGCAAGAAGGCACTGGCCGAAACCAATGGCGACATGGAAGCCGCGATCGACTGGCTGCGCGCCAAGGGCATCGCCAAGGCCGACAAGAAGTCGGGCCGCACCGCCGCTGAAGGTCTGATTGGCATTTCGAGCGCCGGCACGAAGGCTGTCGTCATCGAAGTCAACTCCGAAACCGACTTCGTTGCCCGCAACGATGCCTTCCAGGACCTGGTTCGCGGCGTCGCCGGCGTTGCCGTTGGCACAGACGGTTCTGTTGAGGCGATTTCCGCTGCCAACTACCCGGCGACCGGCAAGTCCGTTGCTGAAAGCATCACGGATGCAATCGCCACGATTGGCGAAAACATGGCGCTCCGCCGTTCTGCTTTGCTTTCGGTTGAAGATGGTGTTGTCGCCACCTACGTCCACAATTCCGTTGCAGACGGCCTCGGCAAGCTCGGCGTTCTCGTCGCGCTGAAGTCGACCGGCGACAAGGATGCTCTGAACGCCATCGGCCGTCAGGTTGCCATGCACATCGCTGCGACCAACCCGCTGGCCATCCGTTCGACTGAGGTCGACCCGGCCGTTGCCGAGCGCGAGCGCTCGATCTTCATCGAGCAGTCGCGCGCTTCCGGCAAGCCGGACAACATCATTGAAAAGATGGTCGATGGCCGCATGCGCAAGTTCTTCGAAGAAGTTGCACTGCTGTCGCAGGCGTTCGTGATGAACCCAGACCTCACCGTCGAAGCTGCCGTCAAGGAAGCTGAGAAGACCGTTGGTGCGCCGATCGAGGTCACCGGCATGGCCCGTCTTCTTCTCGGCGATGGCGTCGAGAAGGAAGAGACCGACTTTGCCGCTGAAGTGGCAGCCGTCGCCAAGGGTTGA
- the rseP gene encoding RIP metalloprotease RseP, whose protein sequence is MAYLADMLHFILGYIVPFLLVLTLIVFVHEMGHYLAGRWSGIRILAFSVGFGPELLGYTDKHGTRWKVCAIPLGGYVKFFGDEDAASVPDYGRLEQYSADDRGRTFLGAKLWKRAVTVAAGPIANFILAVAIFAVLFSIYGKPVADPVVAEVKENSAAAQAGVLPGDLLVSIDGTPVTTFDDVRRYVSVRPETPITIQIKRKGELLDLPMVPQRTEITDQFGNKMELGIIGILTNQETGNFRLQTFGPMEAVGQGVIESWHIVTGTFNYLANLVTGRMKADQLGGPIRVAQASGQMATIGVAAVLQLAAVLSVSIGLLNLMPVPVLDGGHLMFYAVEAVRGKPVGPGTQEIAFRIGFAMVLMLMVFATWNDISSLLG, encoded by the coding sequence ATGGCTTACCTGGCCGATATGCTTCACTTTATTCTCGGCTATATCGTGCCGTTTTTGCTGGTTCTGACGCTGATCGTCTTCGTGCACGAGATGGGCCACTACCTGGCTGGCCGATGGTCCGGTATCCGCATCCTCGCCTTCTCCGTCGGTTTCGGCCCGGAACTGCTCGGTTATACCGACAAACACGGGACACGCTGGAAGGTTTGTGCCATTCCGCTCGGCGGCTACGTCAAGTTCTTCGGCGACGAGGATGCTGCGAGCGTTCCGGACTACGGTCGCCTCGAGCAATATTCCGCCGACGACCGTGGTCGCACTTTCCTTGGCGCAAAGCTGTGGAAACGTGCTGTTACCGTCGCCGCCGGTCCGATCGCCAACTTCATCCTGGCCGTCGCGATCTTCGCCGTACTTTTTTCCATCTACGGCAAGCCCGTGGCGGATCCGGTCGTCGCCGAAGTCAAGGAAAACAGCGCAGCTGCCCAGGCCGGCGTGCTGCCGGGCGACCTGCTCGTTTCCATCGACGGCACGCCCGTGACAACCTTCGACGACGTGCGCCGCTATGTCAGTGTTCGCCCGGAAACACCGATCACCATTCAGATCAAGCGCAAGGGCGAATTGCTGGATCTGCCGATGGTGCCACAGCGCACCGAGATCACCGATCAGTTCGGCAACAAGATGGAACTGGGTATCATCGGTATCCTGACGAACCAGGAAACCGGCAATTTCCGCCTGCAGACCTTTGGCCCAATGGAGGCCGTCGGGCAGGGCGTCATTGAAAGTTGGCACATCGTCACCGGCACGTTCAATTATCTGGCCAATCTCGTTACCGGCCGGATGAAGGCCGACCAGCTCGGCGGGCCGATCCGGGTTGCCCAGGCCTCAGGCCAGATGGCGACCATCGGCGTTGCCGCCGTCCTGCAACTGGCAGCGGTACTTTCAGTTTCCATTGGACTTCTCAATCTTATGCCCGTTCCCGTACTTGATGGAGGGCATTTGATGTTTTATGCGGTGGAAGCAGTCCGCGGAAAACCTGTGGGACCGGGGACACAGGAGATCGCTTTCCGTATCGGTTTTGCCATGGTTTTGATGCTGATGGTCTTCGCCACATGGAACGACATAAGCTCGCTTCTGGGCTAG
- the fabZ gene encoding 3-hydroxyacyl-ACP dehydratase FabZ encodes MSEAGTTVLGTADIREILKLLPHRYPFLLVDRIIEIDGDNSAIGIKNVTANEPHFTGHFPEQPIMPGVLLIEGMAQTAGAICARKTGDGSNLVYFMTIDNARFRKPVVPGDRVEFHVVKQKQRGNIWKFHCDAKVDGQLVAEADIGAMIISKEDA; translated from the coding sequence ATGAGTGAAGCAGGAACCACCGTTCTCGGCACGGCCGATATCCGGGAAATCTTGAAGCTGCTTCCCCACCGCTATCCGTTCCTGCTTGTTGACCGGATCATTGAGATCGACGGCGACAATTCTGCGATCGGTATCAAGAACGTGACGGCTAACGAGCCACACTTCACGGGCCATTTCCCCGAACAGCCGATCATGCCCGGTGTTCTGCTCATCGAAGGCATGGCTCAGACGGCCGGCGCGATTTGCGCCCGCAAGACCGGTGACGGCAGCAATCTGGTTTATTTCATGACCATCGACAATGCCCGCTTCCGCAAACCGGTCGTGCCGGGCGATCGCGTCGAGTTCCATGTCGTCAAGCAGAAGCAGCGCGGTAATATCTGGAAATTTCATTGTGATGCAAAAGTTGACGGGCAACTTGTCGCGGAAGCTGATATCGGCGCGATGATTATCAGCAAGGAAGACGCCTGA
- the frr gene encoding ribosome recycling factor gives MSEGIDLGDLKRRMEGAIAAFKHDIASLRTGRASANVLDPVMVEAYGSRVPLNQVANITVPESRMLGVQIWDRSMVGAVDRAIRESNLGLNPIVDGQNLRIPLPELNEERRKSLVKVAHDYSEKAKIAVRNVRRDGMDSLKKAEKDGDIGQDVSRSQSEKVQKMTDEVISDIDRLLADKEKEIMQV, from the coding sequence ATGAGTGAAGGTATTGACCTGGGTGATCTGAAGCGTCGCATGGAAGGCGCCATTGCTGCTTTCAAGCACGATATCGCGTCACTGCGCACCGGCCGTGCATCTGCCAATGTGCTCGATCCGGTCATGGTTGAAGCCTATGGTTCGCGCGTTCCGCTGAACCAGGTTGCTAACATCACCGTTCCGGAATCGCGCATGCTCGGTGTGCAAATCTGGGACAGGTCGATGGTCGGCGCTGTCGATCGTGCGATCCGCGAATCGAATCTCGGCCTCAACCCGATCGTCGACGGGCAGAATTTGCGCATCCCTTTGCCTGAGCTGAACGAAGAGCGCCGCAAGTCGCTGGTGAAAGTTGCGCATGACTACAGCGAGAAGGCGAAGATCGCGGTGCGTAACGTTCGTCGCGATGGCATGGACAGCCTGAAAAAAGCCGAAAAGGATGGGGACATCGGTCAAGATGTGAGCCGCAGCCAGTCGGAAAAGGTCCAGAAAATGACCGATGAGGTGATTTCCGACATCGACCGCTTGCTCGCCGACAAGGAAAAGGAAATCATGCAGGTCTAG
- a CDS encoding cell envelope integrity EipB family protein yields MFRSGFASVILAWACFSGVTVGGASAASANILVPHRAVYDLELKDASERSGISGMYGRMVYEFNGSACEGYTVSFRFVTKVDTGDEVRLTDQQTTTYEDLKNGNFRFLTRSFTDEKLDKEVRGSAHEADQGVKVDLTSPDKRQVDLAQSLFPTEHMLEVIDRAKKGETLFESRIFDGSDSGDKTLITTTMVGKQRNPIADDSDAGKAGAMASKPYWPVTISYFNDDMAGDALPIYRMEFKLYENGITRDLTMDYGDFVLTGKLADLEVFKQGDCK; encoded by the coding sequence ATGTTTCGTTCAGGCTTTGCCTCTGTCATTCTGGCATGGGCGTGTTTCTCAGGCGTGACGGTCGGCGGCGCTTCGGCAGCTTCCGCCAATATCCTGGTGCCTCACCGTGCCGTGTATGATCTGGAACTGAAAGACGCATCCGAGCGCTCCGGAATTTCTGGAATGTACGGCCGGATGGTCTATGAATTCAACGGCTCCGCCTGCGAGGGGTATACCGTCAGTTTCCGTTTCGTCACCAAGGTCGATACCGGCGACGAAGTCAGGCTGACGGACCAGCAGACGACGACCTACGAGGATCTGAAAAACGGCAATTTCCGCTTCCTGACGCGTTCCTTCACCGACGAGAAACTGGACAAGGAAGTGCGCGGTTCCGCCCACGAGGCCGACCAAGGCGTGAAGGTGGATCTGACCTCGCCGGACAAGCGCCAGGTCGATCTTGCCCAGAGCCTGTTCCCGACCGAACATATGCTGGAGGTCATCGACCGGGCGAAGAAGGGGGAGACGCTGTTCGAATCCCGCATCTTCGACGGCTCCGATTCGGGCGACAAGACGCTGATCACCACGACGATGGTCGGCAAGCAGCGGAACCCGATTGCCGATGACAGCGACGCTGGAAAAGCCGGCGCCATGGCTTCCAAGCCCTATTGGCCGGTCACCATTTCCTATTTCAACGACGACATGGCCGGTGACGCCCTGCCGATCTACCGCATGGAGTTCAAGCTCTATGAAAACGGCATAACCCGCGATCTGACGATGGACTATGGCGACTTCGTGCTGACCGGCAAGCTTGCCGACCTCGAAGTTTTCAAACAGGGCGACTGCAAGTAA
- a CDS encoding phosphatidate cytidylyltransferase, with the protein MQKELRLRIISGIILAVVTLGATWAGGTVFQLLSVAIALLVYYEWSTITRLSERDYQGNAFGWLSQAVIAALILFDNAQLTLLALAAFAAAAAIWVSLRSGSWWLPGGIVYSGLTGISLSAIRGDSDIGLVAMIFIFAVVWATDILAYFTGRAIGGPKLAPRISPGKTWSGAIGGTVSGVIAGVAVFLSHFSLDDVRIPLLALALSVASQIGDLFESYIKRRFGAKDSSRLIPGHGGVMDRVDGLVFACFAALLFVLVQVMAAGGQNAPMGALLLGP; encoded by the coding sequence ATGCAGAAAGAACTGCGGCTGCGCATCATTTCCGGTATCATTCTGGCTGTCGTCACCCTTGGCGCGACCTGGGCCGGTGGAACCGTCTTCCAATTGCTCTCTGTCGCTATCGCGCTCCTCGTCTACTATGAATGGTCGACGATCACCCGTCTTTCCGAGCGCGACTATCAGGGCAACGCGTTCGGCTGGCTTTCGCAGGCCGTTATCGCCGCTCTCATTCTGTTTGATAACGCGCAACTGACTTTGCTGGCTTTGGCAGCATTTGCCGCTGCTGCCGCGATTTGGGTCTCTCTGCGCAGCGGCAGCTGGTGGCTGCCCGGCGGCATCGTCTATTCCGGGCTTACCGGCATCTCGCTCTCGGCGATCCGGGGCGACAGCGATATCGGCCTGGTCGCGATGATCTTCATTTTCGCCGTCGTGTGGGCGACGGATATTCTCGCCTATTTCACCGGTCGGGCGATCGGCGGCCCGAAACTGGCGCCGCGCATTTCGCCCGGAAAGACCTGGTCGGGTGCGATCGGGGGCACAGTTTCCGGCGTGATTGCAGGCGTCGCGGTGTTCCTCAGCCATTTTTCGCTGGACGACGTACGCATTCCTTTGCTGGCGCTGGCGCTGTCCGTCGCCAGTCAGATCGGCGATCTCTTTGAATCCTATATAAAGCGCCGGTTCGGTGCGAAGGATTCGAGCAGGCTCATTCCCGGTCATGGCGGCGTCATGGATCGTGTCGACGGACTTGTTTTTGCCTGTTTTGCCGCGCTTTTATTTGTCTTGGTGCAAGTCATGGCTGCCGGTGGACAAAACGCGCCTATGGGGGCACTTCTGCTGGGGCCGTGA
- the bamA gene encoding outer membrane protein assembly factor BamA has protein sequence MKAGSRFLNAVSAVALSTGIVASGTGIVTLASASVAEAATISRVEVRGATRVSPETVRANITIVPGKSFSNADIDSSVKRLYSTGYFSDVSINVSGGTLVVTVSENQLVNQVVFNGNRKIKDEKLQGVVRTRSLGPYSEATAESDIQAIKDAYAAMGRNDVTVTTQVVPIAEGRVNLAFVINEGDRTKITQINFVGNNAYSDGRLQAVIATKESGIFSFLNRKDVYNADKLRADEELLRQFYYNRGYADFRIISSDAVLDETSNEYTVTITVEEGERYDFGPVNVESTVEGVNAEELKGLVQTSEGSIYKAKDVQESISAISKRVAAQGYPFARVTPRGNRDFGNRTIAVDYLVDQGERAYIERIEIRGNTRTRDYVIRREFDMSEGDAFNQEMIATAKRRLEALGYFSAVNVSTQPGSAGDRVVIVVDVQDQSTGSFGIGAGYAAGSGGGFLVEASIEEKNFLGRGQYIRLAAGRGEDSRTYNVSFTEPYFLGYRLAAGFDVFKNENDYDEDNYSYEDQGFSLRVTAPITERLSTTLRYNYTQMDYHGDTDDLSSPYDRAVNGSPWDRSSVSQALTYNSLDDAQQAHEGILATATQEYAGLGGTSDFYKLTGKFKWYYTVNDDADIIASLAGSAGHVFNTGGKMEVFDQFQLGSNDIRGFERNGVGPRAENGDAIGGTTYFTASAEATFPLPFVSRDAGFRGAVFADAGTLYGNDVDVTAADGVRGTGSSLRASVGLGLLWASPFGPLRVDYAFPIAKEDFDRVQNLKFGISSSF, from the coding sequence ATGAAAGCTGGTTCAAGATTTTTGAACGCGGTGTCGGCGGTTGCGCTGTCTACTGGGATTGTCGCATCGGGGACTGGCATTGTAACGCTTGCAAGTGCATCTGTAGCAGAAGCCGCAACGATCAGCCGCGTGGAAGTCCGTGGCGCCACCCGAGTAAGCCCGGAAACTGTCCGCGCCAACATCACTATCGTCCCCGGCAAGAGCTTCAGCAATGCTGATATCGATTCTTCCGTGAAGCGCCTCTATTCAACCGGCTATTTCTCCGACGTCAGCATCAATGTTTCCGGCGGTACGCTTGTCGTTACCGTGAGCGAAAATCAGCTCGTCAATCAGGTCGTTTTCAACGGCAACCGCAAGATCAAGGACGAGAAGCTGCAGGGCGTCGTTCGCACGCGTTCGCTCGGCCCCTACAGTGAGGCGACGGCGGAATCCGATATTCAGGCCATCAAGGATGCCTATGCAGCCATGGGCCGTAACGACGTGACGGTGACGACGCAGGTCGTTCCGATCGCGGAAGGTCGCGTCAATCTCGCCTTCGTCATCAATGAAGGTGATCGCACGAAGATCACGCAGATCAACTTTGTCGGCAATAATGCCTACAGCGATGGCCGTCTTCAGGCGGTGATCGCCACCAAGGAATCGGGCATCTTTTCCTTCCTGAACCGCAAGGATGTCTACAACGCCGACAAGCTGCGTGCGGACGAAGAGCTGCTGCGCCAGTTCTACTACAATCGCGGCTATGCGGATTTCCGGATCATTTCCTCGGATGCGGTCCTGGATGAAACCAGCAACGAATACACCGTGACGATCACAGTCGAAGAGGGTGAGCGCTACGATTTTGGACCGGTCAACGTTGAATCGACCGTCGAAGGCGTGAATGCCGAAGAATTGAAGGGTCTCGTGCAGACCTCCGAAGGCTCGATCTATAAGGCCAAGGACGTTCAGGAAAGCATTTCCGCGATCTCCAAGCGTGTTGCGGCCCAGGGTTATCCGTTCGCTCGCGTAACCCCGCGCGGTAACCGCGATTTCGGCAACCGGACGATTGCTGTCGACTATCTCGTCGATCAGGGCGAGCGCGCCTATATTGAGCGCATCGAAATCCGTGGTAACACCCGCACGCGCGACTATGTCATCCGTCGCGAATTCGACATGAGCGAGGGTGATGCGTTCAACCAGGAGATGATTGCGACGGCCAAGCGCCGCCTTGAAGCTCTCGGTTACTTCTCCGCCGTCAACGTCAGCACGCAGCCGGGCAGCGCGGGCGACCGCGTCGTGATTGTCGTTGATGTGCAGGACCAGTCGACCGGCTCGTTCGGTATCGGCGCGGGCTATGCGGCCGGCAGCGGCGGCGGCTTCCTTGTCGAAGCCTCGATTGAGGAGAAAAACTTCCTCGGCCGCGGCCAGTACATCCGCTTGGCGGCCGGTCGTGGTGAAGACAGCCGGACCTACAATGTTTCGTTCACGGAGCCTTATTTCCTCGGCTATCGTCTGGCCGCTGGCTTCGATGTCTTCAAGAACGAAAACGACTATGATGAAGACAACTACAGCTATGAGGACCAGGGCTTCAGTCTGCGCGTAACCGCGCCGATCACTGAAAGGCTGTCGACAACGCTGCGCTACAACTATACGCAGATGGATTATCACGGCGACACGGATGATCTTTCGAGCCCGTATGATCGCGCCGTCAATGGTTCTCCGTGGGACCGTTCTTCGGTCTCGCAGGCTCTGACATACAATTCGCTCGACGATGCACAGCAGGCACACGAAGGCATCCTGGCTACAGCGACGCAGGAATATGCCGGTCTCGGTGGAACGTCTGACTTCTACAAGCTGACCGGTAAATTCAAGTGGTACTACACGGTGAATGACGATGCGGATATCATCGCGTCGCTCGCGGGTAGTGCCGGCCATGTGTTCAACACCGGTGGCAAGATGGAAGTGTTCGACCAGTTCCAGTTGGGCAGCAACGATATCCGCGGCTTCGAGCGTAATGGCGTTGGCCCGCGCGCGGAAAATGGCGATGCCATCGGCGGCACGACCTATTTCACGGCTTCCGCCGAGGCGACATTCCCGTTGCCATTCGTTTCACGCGACGCAGGTTTCCGCGGTGCCGTGTTCGCCGATGCCGGTACGCTTTACGGTAACGATGTGGACGTGACCGCGGCCGACGGGGTTCGCGGTACCGGGAGTTCGCTCCGGGCGTCTGTCGGTCTCGGTCTGCTCTGGGCATCGCCCTTCGGTCCGCTGCGCGTCGATTATGCGTTCCCGATCGCCAAGGAAGATTTCGACAGGGTTCAGAACCTCAAGTTCGGTATCTCGTCCTCCTTCTGA
- the pyrH gene encoding UMP kinase produces the protein MSAEPLFKRVLLKASGEALMGNQGFGIDVAVADRIASDIAEARAMGVEVGVVVGGGNIFRGVAVASKGGDRVTGDHMGMLATVINALALATSLRKLDIDTVVLSAIAMPEICESFSQRATLYHLSLGRVVIFAGGTGNPFFTTDSAAALRAAEMGAEAIFKGTQVDGIYTADPKKDLTATRFDRLTHSEVLEKGLAVMDVAAVALARENSIPIIVFSIHEKGGFAEILTGGGRATIVTDN, from the coding sequence ATGTCAGCCGAACCTCTCTTTAAACGCGTATTGCTGAAGGCTTCGGGAGAAGCCCTTATGGGAAACCAGGGGTTTGGCATCGATGTCGCGGTTGCCGATCGGATTGCCTCGGACATTGCCGAAGCGCGCGCGATGGGAGTGGAAGTCGGCGTCGTCGTCGGTGGCGGCAATATTTTTCGCGGTGTCGCGGTGGCGTCCAAGGGCGGCGACCGGGTAACCGGCGACCATATGGGCATGCTGGCGACGGTGATCAACGCGCTGGCTCTGGCGACGTCCTTGCGCAAGCTCGATATCGATACGGTCGTGCTCTCGGCGATTGCCATGCCCGAAATCTGCGAAAGCTTCTCGCAGCGCGCGACGCTCTATCATCTTTCACTTGGCCGCGTCGTGATCTTTGCCGGCGGCACCGGCAATCCGTTCTTCACCACCGATTCTGCGGCGGCCCTGCGCGCTGCGGAAATGGGTGCGGAAGCGATCTTCAAGGGAACGCAAGTTGACGGCATCTATACCGCCGACCCGAAGAAGGATTTGACCGCGACGCGTTTCGACCGCTTGACGCACAGCGAAGTCCTGGAAAAAGGTCTTGCCGTCATGGATGTTGCAGCCGTGGCGCTGGCGCGCGAAAACAGCATTCCAATCATCGTGTTCTCGATCCACGAAAAGGGCGGCTTCGCAGAAATCTTGACCGGCGGCGGTCGCGCCACCATCGTAACAGACAATTGA
- the rpsB gene encoding 30S ribosomal protein S2: MALPDFSMRQLLEAGVHFGHQTHRWNPKMKPYIFGDRSNVHIIDLAQTVPMLSRALQVVSDTVAKGGRVLFVGTKRQASEIIADAAKRSAQYYVNARWLGGMMTNWKTISNSIQRLRKLDEILASEASGFTKKERLNLEREREKLNRALGGIRDMGGVPDLMFIIDTNKESIAIDEAKRLGIPVVAIIDSNCDPDQIDFPIPGNDDASRAISLYCDLISRAALDGIARQQSSSGRDLGASAELPIEPALEEAAEAAEA; this comes from the coding sequence ATGGCATTGCCTGATTTCAGCATGCGCCAGCTTCTGGAAGCTGGTGTTCACTTCGGTCACCAGACTCATCGCTGGAACCCGAAAATGAAGCCGTACATCTTCGGCGATCGTTCGAACGTTCACATCATCGACCTCGCACAGACCGTGCCGATGCTGTCGCGCGCCCTGCAGGTCGTCAGCGACACGGTTGCCAAGGGCGGCCGCGTTCTGTTCGTCGGCACCAAGCGCCAGGCGTCCGAAATCATTGCTGACGCTGCCAAGCGCTCGGCCCAGTATTACGTCAACGCCCGCTGGCTCGGCGGTATGATGACCAACTGGAAGACGATTTCGAACTCGATCCAGCGCCTGCGCAAGCTCGACGAAATCCTCGCTTCGGAAGCCTCCGGCTTCACCAAGAAGGAGCGTCTGAACCTCGAGCGCGAACGCGAAAAGCTGAACCGCGCTCTCGGTGGTATTCGCGACATGGGCGGCGTACCGGACCTGATGTTCATCATCGACACCAACAAGGAATCGATCGCCATCGACGAGGCCAAGCGCCTTGGCATCCCGGTCGTCGCGATCATCGATTCGAACTGCGACCCGGACCAGATCGATTTCCCGATCCCCGGCAACGACGACGCTTCGCGTGCGATCTCGCTCTATTGCGATCTGATCTCCCGCGCTGCTCTTGACGGTATCGCCCGTCAGCAGAGCTCGTCCGGTCGTGACCTCGGCGCCTCTGCCGAACTGCCGATCGAACCGGCTCTCGAAGAAGCCGCCGAAGCCGCCGAAGCCTGA
- a CDS encoding isoprenyl transferase, translating into MSNPLIRNVPTHVAIIMDGNGRWANSRGLPRTMGHRKGVEAVREAVRTAGEVGIRYLTLFAFSSENWSRPEAEVSDLMGLLKAFIRRDLADLHRQNVRIRVIGDKTNLRGDILPLLIEAEDTTRSNTGITLVIAFNYGSRDEMTRAMQALAMDVAHGRLTADQITPERIASKLDTAGIPDPDLIIRTSGEERLSNFLLWQAAYSELLFIPELWPDFNREVFLDALSAYAGRERRFGGLSQPTLAVGS; encoded by the coding sequence ATGTCAAACCCATTGATTAGAAATGTTCCCACCCACGTTGCCATCATCATGGATGGCAACGGGCGTTGGGCCAATTCGCGTGGGCTTCCGCGCACGATGGGGCATCGCAAGGGTGTCGAAGCCGTCCGCGAGGCGGTCCGGACCGCCGGCGAGGTGGGCATCCGTTATCTGACGCTGTTTGCATTCTCGTCCGAAAACTGGAGCCGGCCTGAGGCCGAAGTCTCCGACCTGATGGGATTGCTGAAGGCCTTCATCCGGCGCGACCTGGCGGATCTGCACAGGCAGAATGTTCGTATCCGGGTGATCGGCGACAAGACCAATCTTCGCGGCGATATTCTTCCCTTGCTGATCGAGGCCGAGGATACGACGCGCAGCAATACCGGCATCACGCTCGTCATCGCGTTCAACTACGGTTCGCGCGATGAAATGACCCGCGCCATGCAGGCGCTGGCGATGGATGTCGCGCACGGGCGACTGACGGCCGACCAGATCACGCCGGAACGCATTGCGAGCAAACTCGACACGGCCGGCATCCCGGATCCGGACCTGATCATACGCACCAGCGGCGAAGAGCGGCTGTCGAATTTCCTGCTCTGGCAGGCGGCCTATTCCGAACTTCTGTTCATTCCTGAACTTTGGCCAGATTTCAACCGCGAGGTTTTCCTCGACGCGCTGAGCGCCTATGCCGGAAGGGAACGCCGTTTTGGCGGACTGTCGCAGCCGACGCTGGCAGTTGGCTCCTGA
- the lpxD gene encoding UDP-3-O-(3-hydroxymyristoyl)glucosamine N-acyltransferase, translating to MEYNWFFPPHEGVRLSDLADQIGATLEDKSSADRLVRSVAPVYRAKEGDICYMLSRKSRDELETCQATAIVCDKTIAPLVPPHIPVLLTAHPHTAFALAGTYLHEIAMRPSRNLSQAGISSAAIIDPQARLEANVEIEPMAVIGAGAEIGEGTRIGAGAVIGPGVRIGRDCTISAGASILCALVGNNVIIHPGARIGQDGFGYAPGPKGGMIKIVQIGRVIIQDNVEIGANTTIDRGTMDDTVIGEGTKIDNQVQIGHNVRIGRHCGIVSQVGIAGSTVVGDGVMIGGAAAVNGHIKIGDRAQIAAMSGVASDVPPNERYGGIPARPMRDFLRDIAEIAARAHSRQKKSGGNDE from the coding sequence ATGGAATATAATTGGTTCTTCCCGCCGCATGAGGGGGTTCGCCTGAGCGATCTGGCGGACCAGATCGGTGCGACGCTTGAAGATAAGAGTTCAGCCGACCGGCTCGTCCGGTCGGTGGCGCCGGTCTACCGCGCAAAGGAGGGCGACATATGCTATATGTTGTCCCGCAAGAGCCGCGATGAGCTGGAAACCTGTCAGGCGACCGCTATTGTTTGCGACAAGACCATCGCGCCGCTCGTTCCTCCGCATATCCCTGTTCTGTTGACCGCGCATCCGCACACGGCCTTCGCCTTGGCGGGGACCTATCTGCATGAGATCGCAATGCGTCCGTCGCGTAACCTTTCGCAAGCCGGAATTTCCTCCGCAGCGATTATCGATCCACAAGCGCGGCTCGAGGCCAATGTCGAAATCGAGCCCATGGCCGTGATCGGCGCCGGCGCCGAAATCGGCGAGGGGACACGGATCGGCGCAGGCGCAGTGATCGGACCTGGCGTTCGCATTGGCCGGGACTGTACCATTTCAGCCGGAGCGAGCATTCTGTGTGCGCTGGTCGGAAACAACGTCATCATCCATCCCGGCGCGCGTATCGGCCAGGATGGTTTTGGCTATGCGCCAGGCCCGAAGGGCGGAATGATCAAGATCGTTCAGATCGGCCGCGTCATTATCCAGGACAATGTAGAGATCGGCGCCAACACGACGATCGATCGCGGCACGATGGACGACACTGTCATCGGCGAAGGCACAAAGATCGATAATCAGGTTCAGATCGGACACAATGTCCGCATCGGCCGGCATTGCGGCATTGTCAGCCAGGTCGGCATCGCCGGCAGTACCGTTGTTGGCGACGGTGTGATGATCGGCGGCGCGGCTGCGGTGAATGGCCATATCAAGATAGGCGACCGGGCGCAGATTGCCGCGATGAGCGGCGTCGCTTCGGATGTTCCGCCCAATGAGCGCTACGGTGGGATACCGGCTCGCCCGATGCGCGACTTCCTTCGCGACATCGCCGAAATCGCGGCACGGGCACATAGCAGACAAAAAAAATCGGGAGGCAACGATGAGTGA